A segment of the Bos taurus isolate L1 Dominette 01449 registration number 42190680 breed Hereford chromosome 19, ARS-UCD2.0, whole genome shotgun sequence genome:
GGAGCCTGCTGGACTTTGTAAAGGAATAGACCTGCTCATTCAGTTACGAACAGCTACTGAACCCCATTGAACCCCAGTTTCCCTATTTGGAAAATGGGTAATATTCTCtctcaaggttgctgggagaattaaATAAAGTAACGCACATAAAGTTCCTATTAGGAGACCACCGATGATGTTAGTAGCATGATAATAACATTTATTATGGTGTGTACATGACACTACACCATGAGCTTTATATACATGGAATCTCAACCAACCCTtacaacaatcctatgaggtaAAAATTGCAAAActttttgttctggttctgtgaaaagtgccattggtgatttgatagggattgcattgaatctgtagactgccttGGGTAGTACAGTCGCTTTTACAATATCgatattcttccaatccaagaacatcaAGTGCACCTTATCCCAGGGCCCCGGCTCCTCTCCCACTCCAAGTGTCAGCCCACCAGACCTGGCGCCAAGAGGGATCCCCTCAGATGCAGCTTCCCCCCACGGGCAAAACGGAACAGGAGGATACCTGCAGCCTTTGCACCCAGGACCCGGATAGACTACTATGGTCACCTACAGGGCTCCTGCGGTTTTGGCTACCAAAGACCCCCACAGTTTTTGCCAACACTAACTTCAGTAGGAAAAGCTACAACAACCAATgtgcttctgcacagcaaaggaagtaATCAAtcaaaggcaacctacagaatgggagaaaatatatgcaaacccATATTTGgtggcttcctggatggctcagtgggtaaagaatccatctgcaatgcaggagacacaggagaagaggGCTCgcttcttgggtcaggaagatcccctggagatggaaatggcaacccactccagtattattgcctggagaattccacggacagaggagcttggtgggctatagtccatggggtcacaaatagtcagacacgactgagcaactaagcccatgtatcTGATAAAAGGTTAATACCCCAAATCTGTAAAGATCGCATACAACACAATACCAAGTAAAAGCAAAAAGTCCAGTTTTGAAAATGAGCAACAGAGCGGAATAGAAACATTTTTCCAGAAAAGACATCCAGATGATCAACAAGTACATGAAgaggtgttcaacatcactagtaaTCAGGGAactgcaagtcaaaaccacagtggtATCACTTCATATCTGTTAGTATGGCTActgtcaaaaagacaagaaataacaaatgttggtgaggatgtgaagagaaGGGAGCCCTcacacactgttggtgagaatttaaattggtatagccatatggaaaacagtatggagtttcctcaaaaaattaaaaataaaactgccatatggtctagatcctctgtccatgggattctccaggcaagaataccggagtgggttgccatttccttcttcaggggatcttccccagccaggaatcgaacctgagtctcttatgtctcctgcattggcaggcaggttctttaccactagcaccacctgggaatcccagttacacacccaaaggaaatgaaatcattagTAAAGAGATATCTATgctcccatgttcactgcagcattatttgtaatagtcaagatatggagacaacctaaatgttctTCAGCAGATAattagataaagaagatgtacacaGAGGAGTAGCATTCCACCATGAAAAGGAAGGAATGCCTGTCACTTGTAACAAAATGGGTGGAATTTGAGGGCAAGCTCagctgtccatggacttctccaggcaagactactggagtgggtcgccattcccttatccaggggatcttcccaacccagggatcaaacctgcatctcctgcgttgacaggcaggttctttgccaccagtggtacctgggaagccctaattaatCCCATTTAACCTTAGTTACTTTCTAAAGACCTTATCACCAGATACAGTCACATTGGGAGTTTTAGGGcttcaacagatgaattttgGTGAGACATAATTCAGTCCACATCATGGatattaaacatttgaaaatatattcaatttaatGTGAACATCAAAGAGATGCATATTGAAACACTCATTGGTAATTTTCAACCTTTATATTGTGAAAAATTAGAAGCATTTATTTATAGCAGTTGACAAAGTTATGAGGATGAAGTGATTTCACTCACTATTGGAATAACAGAATAGTGCAAATATTTTGTAGAATAAGAGtgaaatacatagaaaaaaatctaaatttttacTTTACTCAACTCAGGAATTTTATTAATTAGAACTTATGAAAATGTTTCCAGGATAATAGAAACTCATCTCTGAAGAATAGTTTTTACATCATTGGTTGTAATTGCAGTAAATCTAGAAACAATCTAAACTCCATCAAAAGGAATAcggttgtatatttttgagattagttgtttgtcagttgcttcatttgctattattttctcccattctgaaggctgtcttttcaccttgctgatagtttcctttgatgtgcagaagcttttaaggttaattaggtcccatttgtttatttttgcatttatttccaatattctgggaggtgggtcatagaggatcctgctgtgatgtatgtcagagagtgttttgcctatgttctcctctaggagttttatagtttctggtcttacatttagatctttaatccattttgagtttatttttgtgtatggtgttagaaagtgttctagtttcattcttttacaagtggttgaccagatttcccagcaccacttgttaaagagattgtctttaatccattgtatattcttgcctcctttgtcaaagataaggtgtccatatgtgcgtggatttatctctgggctttctactttgttccattgatctatatttctgtctttgtgccagtaccatactgtcttgataactgtggctttgtagtagagcctgaagtcaggtaggttgattcctccagttccattcttctttctcaagatcgctttggctactcgaggttttttgtatttccatacaaattgtgaaattatttgttctagctctgtgaagaatactgttggtagcttgatagggattgcattgaatctataaattgctttgggtagtatactcattttcactatattgattcttccaatccatgaacatggtatatttctccatctattagtgtcctctttgatttctttcaccagtgttttatagttttctatatataggtctttagtttcttaggtagatatattcctaagtattttattctttccgttgcaatggtgaatggaattgtttccttaatttctctttctgttttctcattattagtgtataggaatgcaagggattactgtgtgttgattttatatcctgaaactttactatagtcattgattagttctagtaattttctggtggagtctttagggttttctatgtagaggatcatgtcatctgcaaacagtgagagttttacttcttttccaatttggattccttttatttctttttctgttctgattgctgtggccaaaacttccaaaactatgttgaatagtaatggtgaaagtgggcacccttgtcttgttcctgaccaactcctacagctcaactccagaaaaataaatgaccccatcaaaaaatgggccaaagaactaaatagacatttctccaaagaagacatacagatggctaacaaacacatgaaaagatgctcaacatcactcattatcagagaaatgcaaatcaaaaccgctatgaggtaccatttcacaccagtcagaatggctgcaatccataagtctacaagtaataaatgctggagagggtgtggaggaaagggaaccctcttacactgttggtgggaatgcaaactagtacagccactatggagaacagtgtggagattccttaaaaaactggaaacagaactgccttatgatccagcaatcccactgctgggcatacacactgaggaaaccagaagggaaagagacacgtgtaccccaatgttcatcgcagcactgtttataatagccaggacatggaagcaacctagatgtccatcagcagatgaatggataagaaagcagtggtgcgtatacacaatggagtattactcagccattaaaaagaatacatttgaatcagttctaatgaggtggataaaactggagcctattatacagagtgaagtaagccagaaagaaaaacaccaatacagtatactaacgcatatatatggaatttagaaagatggtaacaataaccctgtgtacgagacagcaaaagagacaatgatgtataTAACAGCCTTatgtactctgtgggagaaggagagggtgggaagatttaggagaatggcattgaaacatgcaaaatatcatgtatgaaacgagttgccagtccaggttcaatgcatgatactggatgcttggggctagtgcactgggatgacccagagggatggtatggggagggaggagggaggagggttcaggatggggaacacatgtatacctgtggcggattcattttgatatttggcaaaactaatacaattttgtaaaatttaaaaataaaaaaaattttaaaaagaggaagtcaaaaaaaaaaaaaaaaaaagaaatgttcttaGTCCAAACTGAGATGTTATGTAAGTAATATGCCTAGTTTCAAAAGACTTAGTATGAAAAAAGAGATGTAAAATACTTTGATAATTATTTGATATCATttgataataattttatattaatgaaataatgttttggatatattggattaaataaaatatgtattaaagatttttttaagaaaagtccattaaaaaatcataaaagattaaaaaaaaggaatagggTTAATCAAATTATGATTAGCTCATAAAGTAACACTAGGCAGTCATTAAAATGGATTAAGTAAGTTTTCAGATATTTAGCATGTAGAAAATCTACCGTGTAATGTGTAAACATAAAACATGGCATATATGCCTCTATTGATatgaatatacataaatatgtttaTGTTGATATAAAAATACCTAAATATATTTACGAATgtataaaaaaactaaaaaggtaAGTACCAAATTCTTAACAGTAGTTTCTTCTGGAAAATTGCATTATGAAGAGTGAGGACAGAGAGGATAAAGGTTTTGATTTTACAcgcataaaattttgttttcatctctataaacatgatttttaagaaaatttttaaatcaatggatatttctattttagaaaaatagaaagaaagaaatgccaaaggaaatataaattctcCACTGTTAAAAACCCTAGAATCTTGAAGTATAGGCAGGGTACTGGAAATCAGGGTCTCAAATTATACTGTACTAGGTCTGGGTCCTTGTGTAAAAGCAGGTTGGGAATGCTGCTTTCAGAGCAAGCCTGACAGGAGGATGTGCTAATACTTGGCACCAGGCTGTGACTTTCCATATTCCAGTCTAGATAGAATCTCTGCTGGTGTATTTTGGGGAACCCCAGCAGGAAAAAACTACAGGTTCTTCCTGTAGGGTCATGAGCCTTCCAGAATATAGAACtacctgggttccatctccaTCTGGAGTGTGATGGGTAGCTAGGACCAAATGGCAATGAGTCAAGAGCTCTGGTCTACAGAACCTACACATCTATTATCAGCTCGAACCTCCTTGAGGAACAAGAAGACTCACTTCCTAACAAAAGTCAACTTGCTCAAGATCTAGGAAGGACAGGGACACTTGCTATGGTTTCACCCTCTCGAGACATCCCTCATGCAAAAGCTCGCTTCCCCATGAGCACCCTCCTTAGGGCGCCCTGCACATCAGGGTTCCGGAGGCTGTAGATGAGTGGGTTCAGCATGGGGCTGATGATGGTGTTGAGGATGCCAATCCCCTTGTCCTTGTCTGAAGCCTCCACTGAGCCTAGCCGCATGTAGCTGAAGATGCCTGTGCCATAGAAGATGCCCACCACAGTGAGGTGGGAGCCACACGTGGAGAaggctttcttcctgccctctgcTGAGCGGATCCGCAGGACAGCAGCTGCCACATGGATGTAGGAGGTGACAATGAGAATCATAGGTGCACCTGCCATGAGGACACCCAGACCAAAGAGCAGCAGCTCGTTAAGCTGGGTGCTGGAGCAGGAGAGCTGGAAGAGCTGTGGGAGGTCACAGTAGAAGTGGTTGATCACATTGGGACCACAGAAGTTAAGTGTGGATATGGCTACAGTGTGGGTCAGTGCATTTGAGAAGGCACAAGCCCAGGACACGGCCACCAGTATCCTCTGGACTGTCTGGCTCATGCGGGTGCTGTAAGTGAGGGGTCGGCAGATGGCCAGGAATCGGTCATAGGCCATGGCTGTCAACAAGAAGCAGTCCACACCAGCCAGGAGGTGGAAGAAGAAAAGCTGTGTGAGGCAGGCTGCATAGGGAACTGTGCGCTTGTGGGACAAGAGACGACCCAGCATCGAGGGAACGGTGACGGTGATGCACCCCATGTCCAGCACTGATAGGTTCcccaggaagaagtacatgggggtgtggagttTGGGCTCCACCAAGATGGCTGCCAGGATGCTGAGGTTGCCCCCGACAGTGACCAGGTAGGCAAAGAGAAAGAGTACAAAGACAGCTGGCCACAGCCCTGGCGTCTCCACCAAACCCAGCAGGATGAACTCAGCAACAGCTGTTCCATTGGCTCCAGATTCTGGCTCCATGGGTCCCTATAAGAAGATATCCCATAGGGGAAGGGATCAGTCTTTCCAAGTTAGTTGATCAGTAGAAATATATTGACTTGCTTTCAGACGTCAAGCCTCAGAGTAAATTCCCAAGTGTCCTAGTGGGTATTTTCTCTTTCAGGCCACACCTCACTCATTAACCTTCTCTGTCTTCATCTCAGTGTCCTTACCCAGCATCCAGGTGAGTTACCTGCTGCCATAACTAAATTGGACTTCCCCCCTTCCTCATGAAAGATAAAAGTCCCTTTCTTCTTTGGATCCCTAGAACCAAGGAAGGAGGCCCTCCCACCACCAACAACCCATATAAGAAGATTTGGGGAAAACTTAATGCTGAAGTAAAATTGAACAGATAGTAAAATAGAAAGGACTAGAACTGATcgtgatgttgttgtttagtcgctaaggcacatctgactcttttgcaaccccatggactgtggcctgccagcctcctctgtccgtgggatttcccaggcaagaatactggagtgggttgacatttccttctctagaggatcttcccaacccagggactgaaccctcgtcCCTGgggggatctttaccactgagtcaccagggaagccagaattGACCATATTTATAAGgactttataatttataattgcccttataaatatattacaaagaGATAAATATCTGGCCAACATCTaggcaagaaaaatataaaggTACACAAAATTAGGAATTAAaagggccaaaaataaatacaatagaaaTGGAACACTATTTGTTCCTAAGTTTGAACAATCAATTCAAGAGTAGTCCCTAAACCAAATAAAccaactgaaaaatggaaaaagtgatTGATAATGTACTTCCATGTGTAGTCTCCAGGCTCATATGCTTCTTTGACcgattatttaataattataatataaattgttttaaaattacaaaatattaaagcctcccaaatttatatttttaaagttagcaAATCCTGATATTAAAATGTAACAATGGcaccaaaaaagaaattattctaCACTACCCTTGTTTGATACTATGTA
Coding sequences within it:
- the OR3A1D gene encoding olfactory receptor family 3 subfamily A member 1D, which translates into the protein MEPESGANGTAVAEFILLGLVETPGLWPAVFVLFLFAYLVTVGGNLSILAAILVEPKLHTPMYFFLGNLSVLDMGCITVTVPSMLGRLLSHKRTVPYAACLTQLFFFHLLAGVDCFLLTAMAYDRFLAICRPLTYSTRMSQTVQRILVAVSWACAFSNALTHTVAISTLNFCGPNVINHFYCDLPQLFQLSCSSTQLNELLLFGLGVLMAGAPMILIVTSYIHVAAAVLRIRSAEGRKKAFSTCGSHLTVVGIFYGTGIFSYMRLGSVEASDKDKGIGILNTIISPMLNPLIYSLRNPDVQGALRRVLMGKRAFA